In a genomic window of Nocardiopsis mwathae:
- a CDS encoding ABC transporter permease codes for MSTAAAKFARDTRTMFTRELAPVLHEPMRLLTAMAQPLLFLVLFGSLLAGTQDFGGGGASWQWFVPGILVMMCLFGPMLAGYNMLVELLSGSMERMLVTPLDRSALLVGRTLKEMVILLAQSALLIALAVPLGFQIHMAGLLAGLALLLVLGIGLGALSFVLAIASHPRGELFYEVTQLLMFPLLLLSGVMLPVESGPAWLQAIAMFNPITFIVEAERALLAGQLADPSVLYGTLAALAIAVLGLLLGTRAMRRGI; via the coding sequence ATGAGCACGGCAGCCGCGAAGTTCGCCCGCGACACCCGGACCATGTTCACCCGAGAACTCGCCCCGGTCCTGCACGAGCCGATGCGCCTGCTGACCGCCATGGCCCAACCGCTGCTGTTCCTCGTCCTGTTCGGTTCGCTGCTGGCGGGAACGCAGGACTTCGGTGGCGGTGGGGCGTCATGGCAGTGGTTCGTGCCCGGCATCCTGGTCATGATGTGCCTGTTCGGTCCCATGCTCGCCGGGTACAACATGCTGGTCGAACTCCTCAGCGGATCGATGGAGCGCATGCTGGTCACCCCGCTCGACCGATCGGCCCTGCTGGTCGGCCGAACGCTGAAGGAAATGGTGATCCTGCTGGCCCAGTCGGCCCTCCTCATCGCCCTGGCGGTCCCCCTGGGGTTCCAGATCCACATGGCGGGACTGCTGGCCGGACTGGCTCTCCTGCTGGTGCTGGGAATCGGCCTGGGTGCGCTGTCGTTCGTCCTGGCGATCGCGTCGCACCCACGCGGTGAGCTGTTCTACGAGGTCACGCAGCTGCTGATGTTCCCCCTGCTATTGCTGTCCGGGGTGATGCTCCCCGTCGAGTCCGGTCCGGCCTGGCTGCAGGCGATCGCGATGTTCAACCCGATCACCTTCATCGTCGAAGCCGAACGCGCCCTGCTCGCCGGACAGCTGGCCGACCCATCGGTCCTGTACGGCACCCTCGCCGCG